The following are encoded in a window of Pseudalgibacter alginicilyticus genomic DNA:
- the rpsT gene encoding 30S ribosomal protein S20 has protein sequence MANHKSALKRIRSNEAKRLVNKYKHKTTRNAIKKLRELTDKKEAEAMFPDVVSMLDKLAKKNIIHNNKAANLKSGLSKHIAAL, from the coding sequence ATGGCAAATCATAAGTCAGCATTAAAAAGAATCAGAAGTAACGAAGCTAAACGTTTAGTTAACAAGTACAAGCATAAAACAACTCGTAATGCTATTAAGAAGTTACGTGAGTTAACAGATAAGAAAGAAGCTGAAGCAATGTTTCCAGATGTAGTTTCAATGTTAGATAAATTAGCTAAGAAAAACATTATACACAACAATAAAGCTGCAAATCTTAAATCTGGTTTGTCAAAGCATATTGCTGCACTTTAA
- a CDS encoding DUF7133 domain-containing protein, whose protein sequence is MKHYKFSLVKNNQLFFCSLILLLLTVSCKSKIYDEPIISLETYQIEEGFELQIAASEPFIEAPVSMDFDNKGRMWVVEMKGYMQNLEGTGSEMPNGTISILEDWDNDGITDHSKIFLDSLVLPRAIAHVYGGLLYAEPPNLWFVDIKDDKPQNKVLVDSLYSDGGNVEHQPNGLMMHVDNWIYNAKSNFRYQNKNGKWIKEPTTFRGQWGISKDNFGRLYYNTNSTQLIGDYVLPNTAIKNPFYRPTAAFGKKLTPNQNVFPLHPTSVNRGNEKGVLTKDSLLINVTSACGPLIYRGNAYPSYYMENAFVCAPEANLVKRHILNISADKITANQAISKKEFIASTDEGFRPVNLFNGPDGNMYVVDMHRGIIQDKAFLTPYLQKRYAQKKLDTIIGMGRILRVVNKGNNSIKVDDLNTFSNLELVDLLSSSNGWLRDRAQQLLIFNNDKAVVTRLKKILENVENPIAQIHALHTLNGLKVLDFTTLEKVLYSNSKSATISHALVLIEQFASQNRIPSILKIIEKQTLKNNPEIDLYILNALGDWISLSSDKFFPIILKLSNKYTNNLVYQESLISSLRGLEEAFLLFLNKKEDEVTISKLNEILLTTISNKNNNKKNFIYTQKSVGTDARTAGYNIFRNFCATCHGIDGEGIENLAPPLRDSEYVTESNERLALIILHGLSGPIHVNGELYDLGITMPGLANNPEFSDTDIKNIIEYLNNAFPGDSEKINIDKIKLLRNLKPKEADVYTENELLELKLE, encoded by the coding sequence TTGAAACATTACAAATTTAGTTTAGTAAAAAATAATCAATTGTTTTTTTGTTCTCTCATTTTATTATTACTCACGGTATCTTGTAAATCTAAAATTTATGATGAGCCAATAATATCATTAGAAACCTATCAAATAGAAGAAGGATTTGAATTGCAAATAGCCGCTTCTGAACCTTTTATTGAAGCTCCTGTATCTATGGATTTTGATAATAAAGGTCGTATGTGGGTAGTAGAAATGAAAGGTTATATGCAAAATTTGGAAGGAACAGGAAGTGAAATGCCTAATGGTACGATTTCTATTTTAGAAGATTGGGATAATGACGGAATTACAGACCATTCAAAAATATTTTTAGATAGTCTTGTTTTGCCAAGAGCAATTGCCCATGTGTATGGAGGACTTTTATATGCAGAGCCACCAAACCTTTGGTTTGTAGATATAAAAGACGATAAGCCACAAAATAAAGTGTTGGTAGATTCTTTATATTCAGATGGGGGAAATGTAGAGCATCAACCAAATGGGTTAATGATGCATGTTGATAATTGGATTTATAATGCTAAATCTAATTTTAGATATCAAAATAAAAATGGAAAATGGATAAAAGAACCTACTACTTTTCGTGGTCAGTGGGGGATAAGTAAAGATAATTTTGGAAGATTGTATTACAATACCAATTCAACACAATTAATAGGGGATTATGTTTTACCTAACACAGCAATTAAAAACCCATTTTACAGGCCTACTGCAGCGTTTGGAAAAAAGTTAACACCTAATCAAAATGTGTTTCCTCTACATCCAACCTCTGTGAACCGTGGAAATGAAAAAGGTGTTTTGACTAAAGATAGCCTTTTGATAAATGTTACCTCTGCTTGTGGTCCGCTTATTTATAGGGGGAATGCTTATCCTTCATATTATATGGAAAATGCTTTTGTATGCGCGCCTGAAGCTAATTTGGTAAAGCGTCATATTTTAAATATTAGTGCCGATAAAATAACAGCTAACCAAGCTATTTCAAAAAAAGAGTTTATAGCATCAACAGATGAAGGTTTTCGTCCGGTTAACTTGTTTAATGGACCAGATGGCAATATGTATGTAGTGGATATGCATCGAGGTATTATTCAAGATAAAGCATTTTTAACGCCTTATTTGCAGAAACGATATGCCCAGAAAAAATTAGATACTATCATTGGTATGGGGCGTATTCTTAGAGTTGTAAATAAAGGTAATAATTCAATAAAAGTTGATGATTTAAATACATTTAGCAATCTAGAGTTGGTAGATTTACTTAGTAGCTCTAATGGCTGGCTAAGAGATAGGGCGCAACAACTATTGATTTTTAATAATGATAAAGCAGTAGTAACTCGATTGAAAAAAATATTGGAAAATGTTGAAAACCCAATAGCACAAATCCACGCACTACATACCCTAAATGGTTTGAAAGTACTTGATTTTACAACTTTAGAAAAAGTACTTTACTCAAATAGTAAAAGCGCTACAATAAGTCATGCACTTGTTTTGATAGAACAATTTGCTTCTCAAAACCGCATACCATCCATATTAAAAATAATAGAAAAACAGACGCTAAAAAACAATCCAGAGATTGATTTATACATATTAAATGCCTTAGGGGATTGGATATCACTTTCCTCTGATAAATTTTTTCCAATAATATTGAAGCTTTCAAATAAATACACAAATAATTTGGTGTATCAAGAAAGTTTGATAAGTAGTTTAAGAGGCTTGGAAGAAGCATTTTTATTATTTTTAAATAAAAAAGAGGATGAAGTCACTATAAGTAAATTGAATGAAATATTATTGACTACCATTTCTAATAAAAATAACAACAAAAAGAATTTTATTTACACACAGAAAAGTGTTGGAACCGATGCCAGAACGGCGGGTTACAACATTTTTAGAAATTTTTGTGCAACTTGTCATGGAATTGATGGTGAAGGCATTGAAAATTTAGCACCACCGCTTAGAGATTCTGAATATGTAACGGAATCAAACGAAAGATTAGCCTTAATTATTTTGCATGGATTGTCAGGTCCTATACATGTAAATGGTGAGTTGTATGATTTAGGCATTACTATGCCAGGTTTGGCTAATAATCCTGAATTTTCCGATACAGATATTAAAAATATTATAGAATATTTGAATAACGCTTTTCCTGGAGATAGCGAAAAAATAAATATTGATAAAATAAAATTACTAAGAAATTTAAAACCCAAAGAAGCTGATGTTTATACAGAAAACGAACTACTTGAGTTAAAATTAGAATAA